GCATTCGCTCCTCGAACATCGTGATGTCCTCCAGTAAGAGGCATCGCGACGCCCAGATCGCTCGCTAGCGGGCAGGTGAACATAGCATATCGCCGTCACCGCGGCGAGATGCACATAGGTGTGCATAGGTGAACATGTGCCGGTGTGCGAGATCGATTCGCGGCGATATCTGACCAATTTATTGGAGGTGAGCTGTGAAGAGTGACGCTAGTTATGAACCGGCGCGACCGTTCCACTCGTGATCAATCGAGTGCTTTCGTGTTGCGCAATTATTGCCATGTGTTCGGTAAGCGTGCCAGCGGATGAAACTGATGGTTGGAGCCTGCTTCAACGTGCGACGAGGAGCGGACACGGGCGTCAACTCAGCGCGGATATTGATCGGCTAAGCTGCGACGGCCGGATGTTGTCAAATAAGCCGACCTAGCCGGCACTAAATATAAGCAGATGACGGTTGCGCCTCACTTTCAGAAGGGTATTTCATCATCCGGTTCGCTGGGCTCCTCAGCACTGGCGTTGGCAGGCTCATGGACCAAAAGCGCGGGAAGGGGATGCAGCGGGCGGAACGCATCGAGGAACGCTTGCCGATCATTCAGCCGCACAAGGACCGGATTCTCGCAGCTCGACGCCTTGCCGAAGACAACGGCGTGGCGCGATTCGAGACTCGGCAGGATTCTCGCGTAGTCGCTGCCAATATAGTTCGCCAGAAATTCTTTGCCGGTATCGTCGAACGTCCTCATTGCAAAGACTGTATTGCACTGGTTGAGGATCGTCTTGGTCACGTTGGCAGTGCGTTGCGTTATCAGAAGGCAGCCGAGGCCGTATTTGCGCCCCTGGAGGATGGCGCGGGCGCTGCGCGCCGTGGCCGCTTTGTCGCCCTCCGCAACTACCGAGTTCCATTCCGGCACTAGTGAATGGGCCTCCTCATAGACGAGGCAGACACGGCCGCCGTCGATCATTCCAAGTTCTTGGCAGACCGTCAGGGCCGCGTCCGAGATTATCGCAGTGATCTCCGTTGGTGTCAGGGTAGCCATATTCGCGTTGCCCTGGAACATCCCGCCCGCCTGCCGCGTCACTTCAAATTGCGCAGGATTGAGAATCCGCAGGACGTGAGGCGAGCTAGGCGCTACGAACGTCCGAAGCTGTTCGGTAACGCGGGCGCGGAACGCCTGATGGCTACCGCCCTGTTCCTGATTTTGGTGCGGCGTACCGCCCTGTCCGGCCGCTACCAGCGCAGCGCGCTGCGCGGCTTCGTGGGCTTCATCGACAAATCCCGCGAGCAGAGTTGCGTACTGGTTCGTCAGATCGAGGCAGATTACCTTGATGCCGCCGGCAATCATGCGCTCGATCAGCTCGACCGATAGATAGCTCTTGCCGATCCCGAGAATCCCCAGGATCGCCGTATTGTAGGTCACGGCTTCGGAGATGTTCAGGCCGACGCCGTATCCTGTCCCCGGGAAATGCCCTATGGCCGTTGCTGGCTGTTGTTGGCCTTCGGCCTCCAGCAGAAACACAGGCGCGTTCATGCGGGGGAGCCACTTCACCGGCTCGAATTTTCCGGCATCTGCGTTCCATCGCCCGATCTTGCGCGCCTTGGCGCGCGCATAGCCGTATGTGTTCTTCTGCTGAACGATGTCCTCCCGTGTCAGCCCTTCGATGATCTGGAAAATGACCCGGTGTTCGCCAATCCGTGCTTCGATCAGACGCCCCTCCGAAATGTCGCGATCTTCCGTCACCTCGAACAGTGCATAGTCAAGATTGGTGTCGCTGACGATCACGCCGCACAGCCGGCCGATCCACTGAATAGCCGGCACGTCGTCCAGATCGCCGGCGGCCGCGTTCAGGCGCAGTGCTATGCCGCCGCCTTTCAGCGCAGGCAGTTTGCCGATGCGCTTCTTGAGCGTTTCCGGCAGGCGGGCCGTGAGGACGCGAAGCAGGTTGCCCTCGTCGCGTCCGACATAATTCAACGCCACCCCCAGCATCCACGGGCCGTTATTATCCGCAACCAGGAGCGGCGTGCCGCGTTCGATGCCAGTATCTCCGTGCTGGCGCACGAGCACGATATCGGGCGACTGATAGGCGGCAATCGGACCCACGACATCGGCGTGCAAAGTGGTCTTCCATTGCGCTGCCGCCCAATCGTAGAAGTCGAGAAGCGCTTCGACCGGGTGGATAACGACGATCGTCGCCCAGGCAGTCAGAATGGCCAGCACCTCGTCCGTGCGCGGGCGATGGAACAGCCACGCACAAGCGAGGATGACCACCGTGAAAATCACGGTCGGGCTTCCCAGCCCACGCACAGCGCGGTCGAGGATGCGGACCCATGGCCGTGTTTCTGTGCCGAGCGGGATGCGCACGATCAGAACAAACACTGACAATACAGAGACCAGCCCGCTAAACGCCGCGACCGTCCATAGCAGGGCGGCATCGGCCGTTCCTGCCGGAACGACAAGCGAGCCGGCGATAATAGCGGCCAGCGCTACAAATCCGTTAGTCGCCGCGTCGGCAGGCGGCGTGAAATGCGGATTGAGGAGGCGGCTGCCGAACAGCAGGCTCGCAAAGCCGCTGTAGAGCCAGATCGCGTTTTCGTTCGGTGTGAATCCCGTCGCAACGACGAGCCATTGGACGAGCGCCAGGACGATAGCGTAAACAGCAAGGCTGATGACCCTGTTGCGCGTTTGTAGATTTTCGCCTTCGCTCATCGCTTGTTTTATAGTTGTCCGAGAATTGCAGTGACGGAATCTTATGTTGAATCGCCCTTGCGCGGGTAGATGACATTGCCACGCTACGGGTTCGTGCCAGGAGCTGACTATGTATCCAGCATATCCCAATCGTCCCCTAAAACCCAACGCAGCGCCGAAAGCTTGCCGTTGAGCATCCCCCATTCGAAATCGTCCCACGGGCCAAGATTTTTGAGACCTACTTCTTCCTCGGTCCTCTTAGCCGCCGCCAAGGCTTTCGCCCAGACGGTATCCAAGGTCTGGTCAGGACGATAAGGATTTCTGGAGTAATCTTTCGCAGCAACGACGTGATGGGTGCCATTTTCGATACTGGCGCGAAGATTCCAGTGGCGATTATACCAGACCTGACGAAAGAGAAGGTGTTCTGCTTCTAAGATTTCGGAGAGGCGTCTCGATTGTTGCGAGAAGTTAAATTCGGAGTCGTGGTCCGCCAACAGTTCTGGCGCGAGCCCCTTGATAACGTCGACCATCGACACCCAGTAGGTCGATTTCGGCGAATCAAAGAGATTAATGAGGTCGCTATGGGGCTTGCGGCGATCACCGTTCAACTCGCTGAAGTCCTTGGTGTTATGGGTTGCAAAGGCATATTCGATGTGCTTATCGGTATTGGAGGACACCAGCTCGGCGTAGGCCTCGATGAGGAGGGCATCGCCAACGCTATTCTTCGCTCGGTGATATGGTGCTCTGTTTGCAAGCGCACGTTCGGTCACGCGCTGCTTGATGACGTCGGTCGTTGCCAACGCAGGCACAGACTTCAAGAGTTTCTCGATCCGTTCGATGGAGTCGTTGACCGCTTCGCCCTTGATGACGATTTTGTGGTCTACCTCGTTCAGAGCCTTTAGTGTTTCGGCCTTATGTGCGTCCTCCCCAAAGCGATTCACCGCTTCCCGTACAAGCCGGAAATGAGACTGGAGACTGCGTTGGGTTTCCTCGATCACTCGAGCCTTGTTGTGCTCGAATTCCTCGAGGACGATCTGCGGTACAATCAATTCGATCTCATGAGCTTTGATCAGGTCTTCAAGGGCGCCAATGACGGGCTGGTCTCGATAATCCTTGGCAAGATCAAGCCAGACGCATGTATCGACAATGAGTCTAAGAACCATCGCACCCTCGTATCTCGGTTCGACTAAGATGCTACGCGCTTGCGGCGGCGCATGCGACGAGGATCATCGAAGCTGTCGAGGTCCGCAATGGGCTCATGGGTGGATGTTAGACGGCAACCGGCGGAATGTCGGCTTCCCACCCGACTCGATCGTTCGCCAGGATCATCGTGAACGGCAGCTATGAGTCAAACTCGGACCAGCAGCGTAGCGTGACGGTTCGATTCTTGGGGTCGATCCGATCCAGCGAAGGGAGCCGATCTCACCGCGACGTTGCTCGATGAGGATAAGCAGTTCCGACACCAGCGTATCGACGCACTCGCTAGGTGCGGTCTCCGGCGCGCGTGCACGTCGTTCGGAACTCGTCGAGCAAGTCAGCCCAGGCTTGCATCATCTTAGTGCGTTCGCTCCAATAGGAGGAACGGTTGTAAATGCGGCGGATAGCATTCTCATCTTGGTGGCCAAGAGCCGCTTCAATTACATCGGGCTCGAAACCGCGGCTGTTCAGTATGGTGCTGGCCGATGACCGAAAGCCGTGAGCGGACATTTCGTCCGGCCCGTATCCCATTCTGCGGAGAGCGGAATTGAGCGCATTCTCGGAGAGAGGTTTTTCGTGCGATCGGATCGAGGGGAATACGAGATCGCCACGATCCGATAAGGGCCAGATGTCGCGCAACACTGCGATACCTTGCTGGGACAGCGGAATGTCGTGTGGCCGGCGCATCTTCGTGCGTGCGGCCGCGATACGCCATCGCGCCTTCTCGAAATCAATCTCGCTGCGGCGCGCGCCCCGGACTTCGCCCGGCCGCGCGCTTGTGAGGGCGAGGAACTTCAGCGCCGCTGTCAGCGTCGGCCAGCCGTCATACGCGTCGATCGCCAACATGAGGCTGCCGAGTTTTTTCTCGTCAAGGATCGCTGCTCTATGGGTGACTTTTGGGGCAAGCAGTGCGCCGCGCAGCGCCTGCGTCGGGTCGCTTGTCGCGCGCAATGTGACGATAGCAAACCGGAACACTGTGCCGATAACG
This window of the Methylocystis hirsuta genome carries:
- a CDS encoding ATP-binding protein, producing the protein MSEGENLQTRNRVISLAVYAIVLALVQWLVVATGFTPNENAIWLYSGFASLLFGSRLLNPHFTPPADAATNGFVALAAIIAGSLVVPAGTADAALLWTVAAFSGLVSVLSVFVLIVRIPLGTETRPWVRILDRAVRGLGSPTVIFTVVILACAWLFHRPRTDEVLAILTAWATIVVIHPVEALLDFYDWAAAQWKTTLHADVVGPIAAYQSPDIVLVRQHGDTGIERGTPLLVADNNGPWMLGVALNYVGRDEGNLLRVLTARLPETLKKRIGKLPALKGGGIALRLNAAAGDLDDVPAIQWIGRLCGVIVSDTNLDYALFEVTEDRDISEGRLIEARIGEHRVIFQIIEGLTREDIVQQKNTYGYARAKARKIGRWNADAGKFEPVKWLPRMNAPVFLLEAEGQQQPATAIGHFPGTGYGVGLNISEAVTYNTAILGILGIGKSYLSVELIERMIAGGIKVICLDLTNQYATLLAGFVDEAHEAAQRAALVAAGQGGTPHQNQEQGGSHQAFRARVTEQLRTFVAPSSPHVLRILNPAQFEVTRQAGGMFQGNANMATLTPTEITAIISDAALTVCQELGMIDGGRVCLVYEEAHSLVPEWNSVVAEGDKAATARSARAILQGRKYGLGCLLITQRTANVTKTILNQCNTVFAMRTFDDTGKEFLANYIGSDYARILPSLESRHAVVFGKASSCENPVLVRLNDRQAFLDAFRPLHPLPALLVHEPANASAEEPSEPDDEIPF
- a CDS encoding tyrosine-type recombinase/integrase codes for the protein MALTHLDLRNAKPAAKPYKLFDGGGLHLLVSPTGGKLWRLKYRFQSKERLLSFGPYPLFSLAEARAKRDEMKKLLAAGVDPSAKKKADKIAEAAAKRNTFHLVAEDYIAHLEGNHAAEATLDKNRWLLFDLAAPIADRPISEITPAELLDLLKRIEKSGRRESARRLRGVIGTVFRFAIVTLRATSDPTQALRGALLAPKVTHRAAILDEKKLGSLMLAIDAYDGWPTLTAALKFLALTSARPGEVRGARRSEIDFEKARWRIAAARTKMRRPHDIPLSQQGIAVLRDIWPLSDRGDLVFPSIRSHEKPLSENALNSALRRMGYGPDEMSAHGFRSSASTILNSRGFEPDVIEAALGHQDENAIRRIYNRSSYWSERTKMMQAWADLLDEFRTTCTRAGDRT
- a CDS encoding PIN domain-containing protein → MVLRLIVDTCVWLDLAKDYRDQPVIGALEDLIKAHEIELIVPQIVLEEFEHNKARVIEETQRSLQSHFRLVREAVNRFGEDAHKAETLKALNEVDHKIVIKGEAVNDSIERIEKLLKSVPALATTDVIKQRVTERALANRAPYHRAKNSVGDALLIEAYAELVSSNTDKHIEYAFATHNTKDFSELNGDRRKPHSDLINLFDSPKSTYWVSMVDVIKGLAPELLADHDSEFNFSQQSRRLSEILEAEHLLFRQVWYNRHWNLRASIENGTHHVVAAKDYSRNPYRPDQTLDTVWAKALAAAKRTEEEVGLKNLGPWDDFEWGMLNGKLSALRWVLGDDWDMLDT